The following proteins are encoded in a genomic region of Arachis stenosperma cultivar V10309 chromosome 4, arast.V10309.gnm1.PFL2, whole genome shotgun sequence:
- the LOC130975060 gene encoding uncharacterized protein LOC130975060, whose product MTWEDVVNKFLVRFYPPQRVNRLRAEVQTFRQQDGGSLNKKKTIEEAIYIIETVANNEFFYVSDRNNNRGVIEVNHMDALLAQNKMITKQLADLTKQMERNQVVAITTPPPAQEGVNTEEGGDWEQANYVRNSSRQSHDPYSKTYNPGICKEVQDNRVFKDEVRANIKNQRDTIKRLESQVGYLSQQIPKPTDGFPSDTEKNPRGETKKVRWEECKVITVRDEESLEVVNKPSEHSQGVPNEKQEERDQETSSIQGQDPKEKEVLNLYAPKAPFPQRLRGGSKEKSYSRFLDIFASLHVNIPFIEALQQMPSYIKCMKELLTKKNPLKGGQTIVMNKECSALIQKDLPTKKKDPGSFHIPCAIGETIIDRGLSDLGASINLMPLSLMKKLQINELTPTYVIL is encoded by the exons ATGACttgggaagatgtggtgaacaaGTTCTTGGTGAGATTCTATCCTCCTCAAAGAGTCAACAGATTAAGGGCTGAGGTCCAAAcattcaggcaacaagatg GGGgatctctaaacaagaagaagaccattgaagagGCCATATACATCATAGAAACTGTGGCCAACAATGAGTTTTTCTATGTATCTGACCGGAACAACAACCGAGGGGTAATAGAGGTAAATCATATGGATGCACTactggctcaaaacaagatgattaCCAAGCAACTAGCTGACCTTACCAAGCAGATGGAGAGGAATCAAGTTGTAGCAATCACCACCCCACcaccagctcaagaaggagtaaaCACAGAGGAAGGAGGTGACTGGgaacaagccaactatgttAGAAATTCATCCAGACAGtcccatgatccatactccaagacTTACAATCCTG GCATATGCAAGGAAGTCCAAGACAATAGAGTGTTTAAGGATGAAGTACGAGCCAATATAAAGAATCAAAGAGACACCATTAAGAGGCTCGAATCTCAAGTAGGATATCTCTCTCAGCAGATCCCTAAGCCTACTGACGGCTTCCCAAGTGATACTGAGAAAAATCCTAGAGGAGAGACAAAGaaagtgagatgggaagaatgcaaggtgaTCACTGTAAGAGATGAAGAGAGTTTGGAAGTAGTGAACAAGCCATCAGAGCACTCTCAAGGTGTTCCAAATGAGAAGCAAGAAGAGAGGGACCAAGAAACTAGTTCCATACAAGGACAGGACCCAAAGGAGAAGGAGGTTCTGAACCTATATGCACCCAAGGCACCTTTTCCCCAGAGACTCAGGGGTGGTTCAAAGGAGAAATCATACTCGAGGTTCCTAGACATCTTTGCATCTCTCCATGTAAACATACCATTCATCGAGGCTCTCCAACAGATGCCTTCATATATCAAGTGCATGAAGGAGCTATTAACCAAGAAGAATCCTCTGAAGGGTGGACAAACCATAGTGATGAATAAAGAGTGCAGTGCCCTTATTCAAAAGGATCTGCCTACAAAAAAgaaagacccagggagttttcacatCCCTTGTGCTATAGGAGAAACAATTATTGATAGGGGACTTTCTgatctgggagcaagcatcaacttaatgcctctaTCCCTCATGAAGAAGCTACAAATTAATGAGCTAACACCCACATATGTGATCCTTTAA